A portion of the Candidatus Afararchaeum irisae genome contains these proteins:
- a CDS encoding zinc ribbon domain-containing protein translates to PMCGHTERANRHKKRFKCRSCSHQDHSDRGASINIAVKGIKKHQDWNVPALNSLPQVRKVRRQASGAVDAPTVTHDAVQGYQTDGIVGVSN, encoded by the coding sequence GTCCGATGTGCGGGCATACGGAGCGTGCGAACCGTCACAAGAAGCGGTTCAAGTGTCGGTCGTGTTCCCACCAAGACCACAGCGACCGTGGTGCAAGCATCAACATCGCCGTAAAAGGCATCAAGAAGCATCAGGACTGGAATGTGCCTGCTCTTAACAGCCTTCCCCAAGTGCGGAAGGTGAGACGGCAGGCATCGGGGGCTGTGGACGCCCCGACCGTGACCCACGACGCCGTTCAAGGCTATCAGACCGATGGTATCGTGGGAGTGTCCAACTAA